Proteins from one Drosophila gunungcola strain Sukarami chromosome 2R unlocalized genomic scaffold, Dgunungcola_SK_2 000012F, whole genome shotgun sequence genomic window:
- the LOC128255950 gene encoding protein late bloomer, producing MGCATTSVKITSIVLNAILGFWRTGAIGWIAYNADTETEEFVIAAYIACSVILLFALLGIFAAIRESVALTATSALFLLILAIPQIVSTCLFLHQYDVKSGQEMVEVAWQANNMDALQQKHECCGKSSAQDYVHLSQLIPPSCYADLQQAPDHLYVEGCIEKLQSFYEADKQRFIIVSWVLVAFELLCFALAVFLAISFKNKQRRMEF from the exons ATGGGCTGTGCCACGACCAGCGTTAAGATCACCTCCATCGTTCTGAATGCCATTTTAG gcttCTGGCGGACTGGGGCTATAGGCTGGATAGCTTATAATGCGGACACGGAGACCGAAGAATTCGTCATTGCCGCCTACATAGCGTGCTCGGTCATCCTTCTGTTCGCCTTGCTTGGGATCTTCGCGGCCATCCGGGAATCGGTGGCACTGACAGCGACG AGTGCCTTGTTCCTGCTGATCCTGGCCATCCCGCAGATCGTGAGCACCTGCCTGTTCCTCCACCAGTACGACGTGAAGAGCGGCCAGGAGATGGTGGAGGTGGCCTGGCAGGCGAACAACATGGATGCACTGCAGCAGAAGCACGAGTGCTGCGGCAAGAGCAGCGCCCAGGACTACGTCCACCTCAGCCAGCTGATCCCGCCCAGCTGCTACGCCGATCTGCAGCAGGCGCCCGATCATCTGTACGTGGAGGGGTGCATCGAGAAGCTGCAGAGCTTCTATGAGGCTGACAAGCAGCGCTTCATCATAGTGTCATGGGTGCTAGTGGCCTTCGAG TTGCTTTGCTTCGCCTTGGCCGTGTTTCTGGCAATTAGTTTTAAGAACAAGCAGCGACGCATGGAGTTTTAG